The window TCGAAAGAAATGTATGAAGCGGTTCGCCGCCTGGTACCGGACTCCATCTATTATGAACTGCCCCGCCTTATTGTGGTGAACCGGGAAGAAGCCAGGCAAGACGACGACAGGTACATCCTGGTCATGACTGCCGGCACCAGCGATATCCCGGTGGCGGAAGAAGCGGCTATTACGGCTGAATTGATGGGGAATAGGGTAACACGGGTGTTTGATGTGGGCGTTGCCGGCATTCATCGGCTGCTTGCCCAGCATGAGATCATCCAGCAGGCCAATGTATTGATTGTTGTAGCCGGAATGGAAGGAGCCCTGGCCAGTGTGGTAGGGGGAATGGTAGATAAACCGGTCATCGCCGTTCCTACCAGTGTCGGTTATGGCGCCAATTTCGGCGGCCTGGCAGCTTTGCTGGCCATGCTGAACAGCTGTGCCGCCGGTATTGCCGTGGTGAATATTGACAATGGTTTTGGCGCCGGCAGGATGGCCAGTATTATAAATCATATGAGGTGAACCGATGAGTGCAATCTATTTAGACTGTTTTTCCGGCATTAGCGGCAATATGATCCTGGGAGCACTGCTGGACGCAGGGTTGCCGGAGGACAAACTGCGCGGCGCGATTGCAAAACTGTCGCTGTCAGGCTTTGAAATAAGCATCAAATCGGTTGAGAAAAAAGGAATTCATGCTGTTTATGTGGACGTGCGGCTGGGAAGATTCCAACGCCAGCACAGACATTTGCCGGATATCATCGAGATTATTCACCGGGCCGATTTGCCGGAACCTGTGAAGGCTGACAGCGTCAAAGTTTTTCAACGCCTGGCCGAGGCGGAAGCGAAAGTGCACAGCGCTCCGGTGGACCATATTCACTTTCATGAGGTGGGAGCTGCCGATGCGATCATTGATATTGTCGGTTCTGTTTACGGCTTTCATTTTTTAGGAATCAGCGAAATTTATTGCTCCAGGTTGCACGTAGGTTCCGGTTTCGTGAAATGCAGCCATGGTGTGATGCCTGTGCCTGCTCCGGCTACTGCCGAACTGCTGCATGGCATACCTTACTATAGCGGCGATGTGGCTAAAGAATTGGTAACTCCAACCGGCGCGGCGATTGTCGCCACGCTGGGAACCGGATTCGGCGGCATGCCGGCTGATTTTATCAGTCGCAGCACCGGCTACGGCGCCGGGACATGGGACCTGGAGATCCCCAATGTTTTGCGTCTGCATCTGGGAGAACGAAATGTCCGGACCCATATAGGGACGGAAGGGCTGTACGTGCTGGAAACCAATATTGACGATATGAATCCGCAATACTATAACTATGTCATGGACAAAGTGTTTGCCCTTGGCGCTTTGGATGTGTGGCTTACGCCCATCATAATGAAGAAGGGACGACCGGCCAATACACTGTCGATGCTGATTTCCGCTGATTTGCTTGAGACAGTTTCCGCTTTGGTGCTGCAAGAAACTTCATCCATCGGGATGCGATATTATCCTGTCCGGAGATCTATTGCCTCCCGGACGATTCATGACGTACCCACACCCTGGGGCAGGGTAAGACTCAAAGTCAGCCGGCATGAAGGCAGGATCTGCAATATTTCTCCCGAATATGAAGACTGCCGTCAACTGGCTCTGCAGCAGAATGTGCCCCTTAAGGCAGTCGCTCAGGCTGCGCTGCAGGCAGCCTATGATTCAGATTCAGTATAGAATCTCCCGGGGACAGTGAGGAGAAGGTATCGCTATGATTGAAAATCAACTGGTAAAAGCAAAAGTAGATCTTTTATCCGTTCAGTTTAGAAACATGGGTCTTACTGTTAAGGAAATAAGGCCGATTGATTACGGGGCGCAGATAAGAGTGACCGATGAAACGGCGGTAGTCACCGTAAATGTTTATCACGGCAAAAAAGGGATTTCCCTTACGGTCGGCGGCAGTTCCGGTCAGCCATTGACCGCCAGGGTCCGGTCCGCTGTTTTAGGACAGCCGGAATCTGCTGCCTGCCCGCTCCCTGTCCCCGGCCAGACTGCACGGCCAACCGGATTTGAAACTGTGCCGGATTTTGATTTCCGCTGGATCGGCAGTGATGAGTCGGGTAAGGGAGATTTCTTCGGTCCGTTGGTGGTCGCTGCGGTTATGGTGGATGAAACTACCGCGGCTCAATTGACCGAATGCGGCATAAAGGATTGCAAACTGCTGTCGGATGACAAAGTTCGGGCATTTGCTGTCCGAATCCGGGCAATTTGCCGCGAGAGGTTTGTTGAGCTTGAATTGGCGCCGGAGAGATATAACGCTCTGTATCAGGAATTTCAGGCCGTAGGCAAAAATTTAAACCAGCTTTTAGCCTGGGGCCATGCCCGGGTGCTGGAGGAGCTGCTAGGGAAAGTTCCCTGCCGTTTTGCCATTGCCGACCAATTTGCCGCGGAACATCAGCTGATCACTCAGTTGATGGAAAAGGGCAGGCAAGTGACGCTGGTGCAAATACCGCGGGCCGAACGGAATATTGCTGTTGCCGCGGCTTCAGTTTTGGCCAGAGACCGGTTTTTAGCCTGCCTCGCAGCTTTAGAGGAACAGTTTGATATGAAGTTCCCCAAGGGAGCTTCGTCATTAGTTGTGACGGCCGGGCGACAGTTTGCGGACAGGTATGACAGGGCCTCTTTGCCTGAAGTGTGCAAACTGCATTTCAGGACTGTATCCCAAATATAGCATGAGGCAGGAAAACTCCTGCCTCATGCCAAAACATCATAAATAAATGAGTCGTATACATTACAAATAAAGGGCGTGGATCCATGAAAGACGTACAGAATACTTCCGACCAGAGGGGCATTGCGATTCAAAAAGTCGGAGTCAATGATGTCCATCTTCCATTGATGATTAAAACAAAATACGGATCGTATCAGTCGGTTTTAGCGAAAATACGCCTGACGGTAGATTTGCCTCAGGAATATAAAGGAACCCATATGAGCCGGTTTATCGAGGTATTAAGCGAATGGCGGCAAAAACCCATCTCCAATAAAGAAATGGAACAAATCTTGATTGATATCCTCCATCGCTTACAGGCTCAAAAGGCTCATATTGATATCCAGTTTAAATATTTCATTGAAAAAACCGCTCCGGTCAGCGGTCTGCCCAGCATGTTGGATTATGACTGCATCTTCAGCGGTGATATGGTAACAGGCGGCCGGTTGAATTTTGTCATGGGGGTCTCGGTCCCGTTTACTTCTCTTTGTCCCTGCAGCAAGGAAATATCCTGCTATGGCGCCCATAATCAGCGGGGCGTCATGCGGGTTCAGGTCAGGCACCGGCCAGGCAGTTATTTATGGATTGAGGATCTGGTGACATTGATGGAAGAGCAGGGAAGCTGCCCGGTCTATCCTCTGTTAAAGCGGGAAGACGAAAAATATGTAACCGAGAAAGCCTATGAAAATCCCAAATTTGTGGAAGACGTTTTACGGGACTTGGTACTGGTGTTACGCCGGACTCAGGGAATAAGCTGGTTCAAAATTGAATGCGAAAATTTCGAGAGCATTCATAATCACAGCGCTTATGCGTATCATATGGAACAATTGGATTAACCCCGGTTCACTGGGGCATTGTCATATCAGAGTCTAAGGTTTCCGTTAAGTGGGGATAAAAGAACTGACAATACTCGGGGGTTAGGTTCAGCTTGGTTAGTTCGGCCAGTAAAGCTTGGGATACGGCGGTTTCAAACTCAATGATGGTATCGTTGGTCAGAGAGACGGCATCTTCAACCAAGATGATTACATAGGATTTTACCTCCGGAGCATTGTCCGGGACTTCGCTCCGGGCCAGAGGAATTTCAGGGATGATCCGGATGGTGCCAAAATAGTCGCCGGCTGCATCCAAAACCAGGCCGCGGTAGGTATTAAACCAAAGGGTACGAGTCAATTTTACGCTGACAGTTACAGATATTTGTTCAGATGTTTCTTCCATGTTGTTTTCGTCCTTTCCATCATTCATTGTATCTTTGCCATTATATCATTCTTTTGCTCTGTTACAAAATAGTTCAGGCCTATATTTAAGCATAATTTATGAAAAAGAGACGGCTTTTTTATCGATATTCCCGATTAATGGAGTTGACAAAAAGTCTGACTTCTGATAAGTTACAAACAGTACTTCACAATGATGTATCGAGAATTTCATATGGATGGACAGGCGCCCTACGGGGCTTAATAGGGAAGACCGGTGTAAGGCCGGCGCGGTCCCGCCACTGTAATGGGGAGCGAATCCAAATAACGCCACTGAGATATATGCTTGGGAAGGCTTGGATGAGCGAGGAACCAGAGCCAGGAGAACTGCCTGTTTTAAAATCACCGTTTTACCTACGAGCGATAGGGAGGGGATTTCGCGCATCAAGCGCTTAATCTATCCCGACTGTGGTCGGGATATTTAACAAAAGCCCGTCTGTCTGGTTGCGGACGGACTTTTGTTTTTGGCACTCAATTCAGGGAGAAAGGAGAAGGTGGTAATCGATGATACTTTATCCTTAACTATTGAGGCGGCGTATCAGCTTTAAGGCGACTGCGAGGCCGGTCAGCCCTGGAAGAGGACATGAGGAAATATAGAAATTTTATACATAGGAGAGATCATTACATGACAGGAACATTTTACGGTGTGGGTGTCGGTCCAGGAGACCCGGATTTGTTGACCTTAAAAGCAGTGGAAGTCATCCGCAGCGCTGATGTGCTCATTGCCCCGAAAACGGAAAAAACGGGAAAGTCTGGCTTTTTCCATTGTGAAACGCCATATTCAGCCCCATACGCAGGTTGTGGACATGGTATTCCCGATGATCAAAGATACCCAAGCCTTAGGCGGGAGCTGGGCAGATAACAAGAAGAAAATTCTGGAGTTTCTGCAGGAAGGTAAAAAGGTAGTTTTTATCACTCTGGGCGATCCCATGCTGTACAGCACTTATATCTATGTGTTTAAACTCTTGCAGGATTTAGGGCATCAGGTAGTCAACATACCGGGCATCCCGGCGTTTTGCGCCATTACCAGTCATACCGGCTTCCCCATAGCCGAGTGGACGGATGTAGTGGCAATTGTACCTGCTACCGCTGCCCCGGATAAAATAGAGAAGGTGCTGGACATCTGCGATGCGGCCGTCTTGATGAAGGTGTATAAAAACAGCAGCCAGATCATTGGAATGCTCCAGGAAAAAGGTTTTGCGGCTAATGCCGTATTGGCAAGTGATGTAGGGACTGAACGCGAAATGATCGTCCGCAATATCAGCGAGGCCAAAGACCAGCCTTGCAGCTATCTGTCCACTATTGTTGCCAGGCGTGCTGCGCAGAACAGATAGGGTCAAAAATACAAAAAAATACAAGATGAAGGGATGACTAAGATGACCATGCAAAAACTAATGAGCTTAGGAGTTGTGATGATTTTGGCGGTAATGATGGTTGCCGGCGCTTTCCAGGGCGTTGACGCCGCCCCTGCAAAAAAAGCCATTTTGGTTGTAAGCTTCGGGACTACCTTTGCCGAAACTCGTCAAAATACCATTGAGGCCATTGAAAAGAAAGTTCAGCAAACCTTCCCCGACTATGAAGTCCGCCGGGTATTTACCTCTAATATTGTCAGAAAGAACCTGGCTGCAAACGATAACCTGCATGTGGATGATCTGGTGACTGCCCTGAATAAATTGAAGAATGAAGGCTTTACCCATGTAGTTGTGCAGTCCACCCATATCATTCCCGGTGAAGAATTCGAGCACAAAATAGTGGATACCGTTGCTAAATATAAAAATAGTTTCCAAGAGATCGTGATTGGGCGTCCGATGCTCTACTTCGAAGGACAGAACCCTGATGACTATCAGCTGGCGGTGAAAGCATTGCAACAGCAACTGCCGAAACTCAAAAAAGGTGAAGCTGTTGTTTTAATGGGCCATGGAACTCCCGAGCACAAGGCTAATGCCAACTACCAGGCCTTCCAGGATAAACTGAAAGCGAACAAATTACCGGTATATATCGGAACGGTAGAGGCAGCACCTACTCTGGAAGATGTGGAAGAAGCACTGCGCGCCAATAAGATTAAGAAAGTAATCCTCATGCCGTTTATGATCGTTGCCGGCGACCATGCCAACAATGATATGGCGGGTGATGAGTCTGATTCCTGGAAATCGATTTTGACTGAAAAAGGCTACAAAGTGGAAGTATACTTGACTGGGCTGGGTGCTAATCCGGCTGTTCAGGATATTTATGTCCAGCACGTTAAGGATGCTATCGCCGGCATGAAGCTCTAAGAGCGGCGAGGTAAGCCCGTCAATGGCGTTGGGCGCCATGACGGGCGGCCGAAAATGCCCTTCAGTAATCCTGAAGGGCATTTTCGACGAGATCATAAACCTCTGCATTATCCGGAAAAATCGATTTGTCCCATACCCGTATAGAAAAAGCTAATGGGCGATTGAACAGGAGTCTGGTCAAGCCTGATACAGCAAAAAGGGGAATGACTGTGAAA is drawn from Acetonema longum DSM 6540 and contains these coding sequences:
- the larC gene encoding nickel pincer cofactor biosynthesis protein LarC; this encodes MSAIYLDCFSGISGNMILGALLDAGLPEDKLRGAIAKLSLSGFEISIKSVEKKGIHAVYVDVRLGRFQRQHRHLPDIIEIIHRADLPEPVKADSVKVFQRLAEAEAKVHSAPVDHIHFHEVGAADAIIDIVGSVYGFHFLGISEIYCSRLHVGSGFVKCSHGVMPVPAPATAELLHGIPYYSGDVAKELVTPTGAAIVATLGTGFGGMPADFISRSTGYGAGTWDLEIPNVLRLHLGERNVRTHIGTEGLYVLETNIDDMNPQYYNYVMDKVFALGALDVWLTPIIMKKGRPANTLSMLISADLLETVSALVLQETSSIGMRYYPVRRSIASRTIHDVPTPWGRVRLKVSRHEGRICNISPEYEDCRQLALQQNVPLKAVAQAALQAAYDSDSV
- the rnhC gene encoding ribonuclease HIII, with protein sequence MIENQLVKAKVDLLSVQFRNMGLTVKEIRPIDYGAQIRVTDETAVVTVNVYHGKKGISLTVGGSSGQPLTARVRSAVLGQPESAACPLPVPGQTARPTGFETVPDFDFRWIGSDESGKGDFFGPLVVAAVMVDETTAAQLTECGIKDCKLLSDDKVRAFAVRIRAICRERFVELELAPERYNALYQEFQAVGKNLNQLLAWGHARVLEELLGKVPCRFAIADQFAAEHQLITQLMEKGRQVTLVQIPRAERNIAVAAASVLARDRFLACLAALEEQFDMKFPKGASSLVVTAGRQFADRYDRASLPEVCKLHFRTVSQI
- a CDS encoding sirohydrochlorin cobaltochelatase, translating into MQKLMSLGVVMILAVMMVAGAFQGVDAAPAKKAILVVSFGTTFAETRQNTIEAIEKKVQQTFPDYEVRRVFTSNIVRKNLAANDNLHVDDLVTALNKLKNEGFTHVVVQSTHIIPGEEFEHKIVDTVAKYKNSFQEIVIGRPMLYFEGQNPDDYQLAVKALQQQLPKLKKGEAVVLMGHGTPEHKANANYQAFQDKLKANKLPVYIGTVEAAPTLEDVEEALRANKIKKVILMPFMIVAGDHANNDMAGDESDSWKSILTEKGYKVEVYLTGLGANPAVQDIYVQHVKDAIAGMKL
- the larB gene encoding nickel pincer cofactor biosynthesis protein LarB; translation: MNTKTISDVLQAFRQEEISLDEALEKLKFLPYEDLSFAKLDHHRAIRQGFPEVVFCQGKTVEQVATIVERLAERNKSVLATRASKEMYEAVRRLVPDSIYYELPRLIVVNREEARQDDDRYILVMTAGTSDIPVAEEAAITAELMGNRVTRVFDVGVAGIHRLLAQHEIIQQANVLIVVAGMEGALASVVGGMVDKPVIAVPTSVGYGANFGGLAALLAMLNSCAAGIAVVNIDNGFGAGRMASIINHMR
- the cobI gene encoding precorrin-2 C(20)-methyltransferase; this encodes MPRKRKKRESLAFSIVKRHIQPHTQVVDMVFPMIKDTQALGGSWADNKKKILEFLQEGKKVVFITLGDPMLYSTYIYVFKLLQDLGHQVVNIPGIPAFCAITSHTGFPIAEWTDVVAIVPATAAPDKIEKVLDICDAAVLMKVYKNSSQIIGMLQEKGFAANAVLASDVGTEREMIVRNISEAKDQPCSYLSTIVARRAAQNR
- the folE2 gene encoding GTP cyclohydrolase FolE2, with the protein product MKDVQNTSDQRGIAIQKVGVNDVHLPLMIKTKYGSYQSVLAKIRLTVDLPQEYKGTHMSRFIEVLSEWRQKPISNKEMEQILIDILHRLQAQKAHIDIQFKYFIEKTAPVSGLPSMLDYDCIFSGDMVTGGRLNFVMGVSVPFTSLCPCSKEISCYGAHNQRGVMRVQVRHRPGSYLWIEDLVTLMEEQGSCPVYPLLKREDEKYVTEKAYENPKFVEDVLRDLVLVLRRTQGISWFKIECENFESIHNHSAYAYHMEQLD